In Silene latifolia isolate original U9 population chromosome X, ASM4854445v1, whole genome shotgun sequence, the following proteins share a genomic window:
- the LOC141622421 gene encoding cytochrome P450 71AU50-like produces the protein MLCKLTDIWSWLRDGVKGQSFVLIALTFLLIFCFILFGEKQTKKKSRSLPGPRGLPLVGYLPFLGSDLRWTFKDLATIYGPIFKVRLGLIDCIVVNSPSHAKEILKDQDVIFANRNHTVAGKLATFGALDIAFNDYGLEWRKLKKIFVSEMLSSANFDVSYNLRKRHVKKMITKTYRRAGELVDIGDLIFFTIFNSVMSMVWGDTIKGKDGEDIQSFATDFRSLIGDFMLLLGTPNVSDFLPFLACLDLQGIRRRMKSVADRIEMLFDLAIDNHFASNANTQKDILGYLLELTKLKDPAKSLSVPQVKAILLDAIVGGMDTTATTAEWVMAELLRHPKIMKIVQAELAETVGLTDTVEEVHIPKLKYLTAVLKETLRLHPPVALLVPHRSSKATTVGGYSVQKDSMVFINTWAIHRDPELWEDPLEFRPERFLSSSENFDFSGNQHKYLPFGSGRRMCPGVSLADKMAISVLSSMLHCFEWKLPTGNVDFDMSETFGFVVKKSKPTMAVPSPRLSKTELYLDE, from the exons ATGCTATGCAAACTGACTGATATATGGTCATGGTTGCGGGATGGAGTGAAGGGTCAGAGCTTTGTCCTCATCGCCTTGACCTTTCTGCTTATTTTCTGCTTCATTCTCTTCGGTGAAAAGCAAACCAAGAAAAAATCCCGTTCACTTCCTGGACCTCGTGGTTTGCCTTTGGTTGGATATCTTCCTTTTTTAGGGTCCGATCTTCGCTGGACCTTCAAAGATCTGGCCACTATCTATGGTCCTATCTTTAAGGTCCGACTTGGACTTATAGATTGCATTGTTGTCAACTCACCTTCTCATGCCAAAGAGATACTAAAGGACCAAGATGTCATATTTGCCAACCGAAACCATACAGTTGCAGGTAAACTTGCCACCTTTGGGGCATTAGATATCGCTTTTAATGACTACGGCCTTGAATGGCGCAAGTTGAAGAAAATTTTTGTTAGTGAAATGTTGAGTAGTGCTAACTTTGATGTTAGCTATAATTTGAGAAAGCGCCACGTGAAGAAGATGATTACCAAAACTTATAGACGAGCTGGTGAACTAGTTGATATAGGAGATTTGATCTTTTTCACGATTTTCAACTCCGTTATGAGCATGGTATGGGGGGATACAATCAAAGGCAAAGACGGCGAGGATATTCAAAGTTTTGCCACTGACTTTCGATCCCTGATAGGCGACTTTATGCTACTGTTGGGAACACCTAATGTTTCAgactttcttccttttcttgcttGCCTTGATTTGCAAGGGATAAGACGGAGAATGAAGTCTGTTGCTGACAGAATCGAAATGTTATTTGATTTAGCCATAGATAATCACTTTGCCTCAAACGCGAACACTCAGAAAGACATTTTAGGGTATCTGTTGGAGCTTACCAAACTCAAAGATCCCGCCAAGTCACTAAGCGTGCCTCAAGTAAAGGCCATTCTTTTG GACGCGATTGTTGGGGGAATGGATACTACAGCGACAACAGCTGAGTGGGTGATGGCCGAACTGCTGCGACATCCCAAGATAATGAAGATTGTACAAGCTGAATTAGCTGAAACGGTTGGTTTAACCGATACAGTTGAAGAGGTGCATATACCGAAATTGAAGTATTTGACTGCTGTTTTGAAGGAGACTCTACGCCTACACCCTCCCGTTGCTCTCCTTGTTCCACATCGTTCAAGCAAAGCTACTACTGTCGGTGGTTACAGTGTGCAAAAAGATTCTATGGTCTTCATCAATACGTGGGCTATACATAGGGACCCTGAACTTTGGGAAGATCCTCTAGAGTTTCGACCTGAAAGGTTCTTAAGTAGTTCGGAAAATTTTGACTTTTCCGGAAATCAACATAAGTACCTTCCATTTGGTTCGGGAAGGAGAATGTGTCCCGGTGTGTCTCTTGCAGATAAAATGGCAATTTCTGTGTTGTCATCGATGTTGCATTGTTTTGAGTGGAAGTTACCGACTGGAAATGTAGATTTCGACATGTCTGAGACATTTGGATTTGTTGTCAAGAAATCAAAACCAACAATGGCAGTCCCAAGCCCAAGGCTCTCTAAGACGGAGCTGTATCTAGATGAATAA
- the LOC141622423 gene encoding cytochrome P450 71AU50-like, with protein sequence MLLCKLTDIWSWLWDGVKGQSFVLIAFTILLIFCFILFGEKQTKKKSRPLPGPCGLPLVGYLPFLGSDLRWTFKDLATIYGPIFKVRLGLIDCIVVTSPSHAKEILKDQDVIFANRNPTVAGKLATFGALDIAFNDYGPEWRKLKKIFVSQMFSSANFDASYNLRKQHLKMMITKTYRRAGDVVDIGDLIFFTIFNSLMSMVWGDTMKGKHGDDIHKFDTDFRSLTADFMRLLGTSNVSDFLPFLGCLDLQGIRRRMKSVADRIEMFFDLAIDNHFALNTNTQNDILGYLLELTKLKDPAKALSVPQVKAILMDAIVGGMDTTATTAEWVMAELLKHPKIMKIVQDELAETVGLTDTVEEVHIPKLKYLTAVLKETLRLHPPVALLVPHCSSKATTVGGYNVPKNSMVFINMWAIHRDPKLWEDPLEFQPERFLSNSENFDFSGNQHKYLPFGSGRRMCPGLSLADKMAISVLSSMLHCFEWKLPTGNVDFDVSETFGLVVRKSKPTMAVPSPRLSKTELYLDE encoded by the exons ATGCTGCTCTGCAAACTGACTGATATATGGTCATGGTTGTGGGATGGAGTGAAGGGTCAGAGCTTTGTCCTCATCGCCTTCACCATTTTGCTTATTTTCTGCTTCATTCTCTTCGGTGAAAAGCAAACCAAGAAAAAATCACGTCCACTTCCTGGACCTTGTGGTTTGCCTTTGGTTGGATATCTTCCTTTTTTAGGGTCTGATCTTCGCTGGACCTTTAAAGATTTGGCCACTATCTATGGTCCTATCTTtaaagtccgacttggacttatAGATTGCATTGTTGTCACCTCACCATCTCATGCCAAAGAGATACTAAAGGACCAAGATGTCATATTTGCCAATCGAAACCCTACAGTTGCAGGTAAGCTTGCCACCTTTGGGGCTTTAGATATCGCTTTTAATGACTACGGCCCTGAATGGCGCAAGTTGAAGAAAATTTTTGTTAGTCAAATGTTTAGTAGTGCTAACTTTGACGCTAGCTATAATTTGAGAAAGCAGCACCTGAAGATGATGATTACGAAAACTTATAGAAGGGCTGGTGATGTAGTTGATATCGGAGATTTGATTTTTTTCACGATCTTCAACTCCCTTATGAGCATGGTATGGGGGGATACAATGAAAGGCAAACATGGCGATGATATTCACAAATTTGACACTGATTTTCGATCCCTGACAGCCGACTTTATGAGACTGTTAGGAACATCTAATGTTTCAgactttcttccttttcttggttGCCTTGATTTGCAAGGGATAAGACGGAGAATGAAGTCGGTTGCTGACAGAATCGAAATGTTTTTTGATTTAGCCATAGATAATCACTTTGCCTTAAACACGAACACTCAGAATGATATTCTCGGGTATCTGTTGGAGCTTACCAAACTAAAAGATCCGGCCAAAGCGCTAAGCGTGCCTCAAGTAAAGGCCATTCTTATG GACGCGATCGTTGGGGGAATGGATACTACAGCGACAACAGCTGAGTGGGTGATGGCTGAGCTGCTGAAACATCCCAAGATAATGAAGATTGTACAAGATGAATTGGCTGAAACGGTTGGTTTAACCGATACAGTCGAAGAGGTGCATATACCCAAATTGAAGTATTTGACTGCTGTTTTGAAGGAGACCCTACGGCTACACCCTCCCGTTGCTCTCCTTGTTCCACATTGTTCAAGCAAAGCTACTACTGTCGGTGGTTATAATGTACCCAAAAATTCTATGGTCTTCATCAATATGTGGGCTATACATAGGGACCCTAAACTTTGGGAAGATCCTCTAGAGTTTCAACCTGAAAGGTTCTTAAGTAATTCGGAAAATTTTGACTTTTCTGGAAATCAACATAAGTACCTTCCATTTGGTTCGGGAAGGAGAATGTGTCCCGGTCTGTCTCTTGCAGATAAAATGGCAATTTCTGTGTTGTCATCGATGTTGCATTGTTTTGAGTGGAAGTTACCGACTGGAAATGTGGATTTCGACGTGTCTGAGACATTTGGACTTGTTGTCAGGAAATCAAAACCAACAATGGCTGTCCCAAGCCCAAGGCTCTCTAAGACGGAGCTGTATCTCGATGAATAA
- the LOC141622385 gene encoding NAC domain-containing protein 105-like, producing the protein MDSMESCVPPGFRFHPTDEELVGYYLKKKIASQKIDLDVIRDIDLYRIEPWDLQERCRIGYEEQNEWYFFSHKDKKYPTGTRTNRATLAGFWKATGRDKAVYDKSKLIGMRKTLVFYKGRAPNGHKSDWIMHEYRLESDENGPPQEEGWVVCRAFKKKATSTQSKNMEGWDSSYHVYDENNGVNSMVDPIFVPRHSQTTSFFTNNNNNLLCKQELQSEALANFMHSTSSVDNFLQLPQLESPSPSQLPSLTRVSSSSVSLVSQNTNNYHNNPNNKVTDWRDLDKFVASQLSHHQDPNELLGNNDHRNRGHGKGNMVSSFNYDHEEESCSTDIEAILMMHGSIGREEYELSEANKLLVSGFLSSSSDNIGACMHI; encoded by the exons ATGGATTCTATGGAGTCATGTGTTCCACCCGGGTTTCGATTCCATCCGACTGATGAAGAACTAGTTGGATACTATTTGAAGAAGAAGATTGCATCTCAAAAGATCGATCTTGATGTCATTCGAGACATCGACTTATATAGAATTGAACCATGGGATCTCCAAG AGCGATGCCGGATCGGGTACGAGGAACAAAATGAGTGGTATTTCTTCAGTCACAAAGATAAGAAGTATCCAACAGGAACGCGTACAAATAGGGCAACGCTGGCCGGGTTTTGGAAGGCAACGGGGAGGGACAAGGCAGTGTATGACAAGAGCAAGTTAATTGGGATGaggaaaaccctagttttctacAAAGGCAGGGCTCCCAATGGTCACAAATCCGATTGGATCATGCATGAATATCGTCTCGAATCTGATGAAAATGGACCTCCTCAG GAAGAAGGATGGGTAGTATGTCGAGCATTCAAGAAAAAAGCAACAAGTACTCAATCGAAGAACATGGAAGGGTGGGATTCGAGCTATCATGTATACGACGAAAACAATGGAGTAAATTCAATGGTAGATCCAATATTTGTTCCAAGACATTCTCAAACAACAAGCTtctttacaaacaacaacaataacttgTTATGCAAGCAAGAGTTACAATCTGAAGCATTAGCAAACTTCATGCATTCAACTTCATCAGTTGATAACTTCCTACAACTCCCTCAACTAGAAAGCCCTAGCCCTAGTCAACTCCCTTCCTTGACTAGGGTTTCATCGAGTTCCGTCTCATTAGTCTCTCAAAACACAAACAATTACCATAATAACCCTAATAATAAGGTGACAGATTGGAGAGACTTGGATAAGTTTGTTGCTTCACAACTAAGTCATCATCAAGACCCTAATGAATTACTCGGTAATAATGATCATAGAAATCGCGGTCATGGTAAAGGTAATATGGTTTCGAGTTTTAATTATGATCATGAGGAGGAGAGTTGTAGTACTGATATTGAAGCCATATTGATGATGCATGGGAGTATTGGAAGGGAAGAATATGAGCTAAGTGAAGCCAACAAATTATTAGTAAGTGGGTTTTTGAGTTCAAGTTCGGATAATATTGGTGCATGCATGCATATTTGA